A window of the Mus musculus strain C57BL/6J chromosome 18, GRCm38.p6 C57BL/6J genome harbors these coding sequences:
- the Stard4 gene encoding stAR-related lipid transfer protein 4 isoform 2 (isoform 2 is encoded by transcript variant 2): MADPESPWSQIGRKIKLEGLSDVASISTKLQNTLIQYHSIEEDEWRVAKKAKDVTVWRKPSEEFNGYLYKAQGVMDDVVNNVIDHIRPGPWRLDWDRLMTSLDVLEHFEEYHRHLGKRSPLPEHCRHPILMREDCECQFSRDMDLV, from the exons ATGGCTGACCCTGAGAGCCCGTGGTCACAGATTGGCAG GAAGATCAAACTGGAAGGACTGTCTGATGTTGCCTCTATTTCAACTAAACTTCAGAACACTCTGATCCAGTATCACAGCATCGAAGAAGATGAGTGGCGAGTTGCCAAAAAAGCG aaagatgtGACCGTTTGGAGAAAACCCTCAGAAGAGTTTAATGGGTATCT ATATAAAGCTCAAGGAGTTATGGATGACGTGGTCAATAATGTAATAGACCATATCCGCCCAGGGCCCTGGCGCTTGGACTGGGACCGGTTAATGACCTCCCTGGATGTTCTGGAGCACTTTGAAGAG TATCACAGACATTTGGGGAAGAGATCACCCCTTCCAGAACACTGTAGGCATCCCATTCTGATGAGAGAAGACTGTGAGTGTCAGTTCTCACGAGACATGGATCTG GTGTGA
- the Stard4 gene encoding stAR-related lipid transfer protein 4 isoform 1 (isoform 1 is encoded by transcript variant 1): MADPESPWSQIGRKIKLEGLSDVASISTKLQNTLIQYHSIEEDEWRVAKKAKDVTVWRKPSEEFNGYLYKAQGVMDDVVNNVIDHIRPGPWRLDWDRLMTSLDVLEHFEENCCVMRYTTAGQLLNIISPREFVDFSYTVGYEEGLLSCGVSVEWSETRPEFVRGYNHPCGWFCVPLKDSPSQSLLTGYIQTDLRGMIPQSAVDTAMASTLANFYSDLRKGLRKA, translated from the exons ATGGCTGACCCTGAGAGCCCGTGGTCACAGATTGGCAG GAAGATCAAACTGGAAGGACTGTCTGATGTTGCCTCTATTTCAACTAAACTTCAGAACACTCTGATCCAGTATCACAGCATCGAAGAAGATGAGTGGCGAGTTGCCAAAAAAGCG aaagatgtGACCGTTTGGAGAAAACCCTCAGAAGAGTTTAATGGGTATCT ATATAAAGCTCAAGGAGTTATGGATGACGTGGTCAATAATGTAATAGACCATATCCGCCCAGGGCCCTGGCGCTTGGACTGGGACCGGTTAATGACCTCCCTGGATGTTCTGGAGCACTTTGAAGAG AATTGTTGTGTGATGCGTTACACCACTGCTGGGcagcttttaaatattatttcccCGAGAGAGTTTGTTGATTTCTCCTATACTGTGGGCTATGAAGAAGGACTTTTATCCTGTG GTGTGAGTGTTGAGTGGAGTGAGACGAGACCAGAGTTTGTCCGTGGCTATAACCATCCCTGTGGCTGGTTCTGTGTTCCACTCAAAGACAGTCCAAGCCAGAGTCTTCTTACAGGCTATATTCAGACAGACCTGCGTGGCATGATCCCTCAGTCTGCCGTAGATACAGCAATGGCGAGCACGTTAGCCAACTTCTACAGTGATTTGCGAAAAGGTCTACGCAAGGCATAA